In Leishmania donovani BPK282A1 complete genome, chromosome 22, one genomic interval encodes:
- a CDS encoding farnesyl pyrophosphate synthase has protein sequence MAHMERFQKVYEEVQEFLLGDAEKRFEMDVHRKGYLKSMMDTTCLGGKYNRGLCVVDVAEAMAKDTKMDAAAMERVLHDACVCGWMIEMLQAHFLVEDDIMDHSKTRRGKPCWYLHPGVTTQVAINDGLILLAWATQMALHYFADRPFLAEVLRVFHDVDLTTTIGQLYDVTSMVDSAKLDANVAHANTTDYIEYTPFNHRRIVVYKTAYYTYWLPLVMGLLVSGTVEKVDKEATHKVAMVMGEYFQVQDDVMDCFTPPEKLGKIGTDIEDAKCSWLAVTFLTTAPAEKVAEFKANYGSTDPAKVVVIKQLYTEQNLLARFEEYEKAVVAEIEQLIAALEAQNTAFAASVKVLWSKTYKRQK, from the coding sequence ATGGCGCACATGGAACGCTTCCAGAAGGTGTACGAGGAGGTTCAGGAGTTCCTACTCGGCGATGCGGAGAAGCGCTTCGAAATGGATGTCCACCGCAAGGGCTACCTAAAGTCTATGATGGACACTACGTGCCTCGGCGGCAAGTACAACCGCGGCCTCTGTGTCGTGGAcgtggcggaggcgatggcgaagGATACGAAGATGGATGCAGCTGCGATGGAGCGCGTTCTGCacgacgcgtgtgtgtgcggctggATGATCGAGATGCTGCAGGCCCATTTCCTTGTGGAGGACGACATCATGGACCACAGCAAGACTCGCCGCGGCAAGCCGTGCTGGTACCTGCACCCCGGCGTGACCACGCAGGTGGCCATCAATGACGGTCTCATTCTGCTGGCCTGGGCGACGCAGATGGCGCTGCACTACTTCGCCGACCGCCCGTTCCtcgccgaggtgctgcgcgtttTCCACGACGTCGATCTCACTACCACGATTGGTCAGCTGTACGACGTCACGTCGATGGTAGACTCAGCGAAGCTGGACGCCAACGTGGCGCACGCCAACACGACCGACTACATCGAGTACACACCCTTCAACCACCGCCGCATCGTTGTGTACAAGACCGCCTACTACACCTActggctgccgctggtgatgGGCCTGCTGGTGAGCGGGACAGTGGAGAAAGTGGACAAGGAGGCGACGCACAAGGTGGCCATGGTGATGGGCGAGTACTTTCAGGTGCAGGACGACGTGATGGACTGCTTCACTCCGCCCGAGAAGCTTGGAAAAATCGGCACCGACATTGAAGACGCCAAGTGCTCGTGGCTCGCCGTCACCTTCCTGACGACCGCTCCGGCCGAGAAGGTCGCGGAGTTCAAGGCTAACTACGGTTCCACCGATCCGGCCAAGGTCGTAGTTATCAAGCAGCTTTACACCGAGCAGAACCTGCTCGCCCGCTTCGAGGAGTACGAGAAGGCCGTTGTGGCGGAGATCGAGCAGCTCATCgctgcgctggaggcgcagaaTACCGCCTTCGCGGCTAGCGTGAAGGTGCTTTGGAGCAAGACTTACAAGCGCCAAAAGTAA
- a CDS encoding fk506-binding protein 1-like protein gives MPTDAVVMDKIIEGDGKTIPRSGSVVTLDYIGYLEDGSKFDSTLERGKPFVFRVGCGEVIKGWDAGIVQMSKGERSKLTMPPTLAYGGTGFPGLIPPNATIVFEVTLLDVA, from the coding sequence ATGCCCACCGACGCAGTGGTGATGGATAAGATTATCGAGGGCGATGGCAAGACGATTCCTCGATCTGGCAGTGTTGTTACACTAGACTATATTGGCTATCTGGAGGACGGAAGCAAGTTTGACTCAACGCTGGAGCGCGGGAAGCCTTTCGTGTTTCGCGTTGGGTGCGGTGAGGTGATCAAGGGCTGGGACGCGGGTATTGTTCAGATGTCCAAGGGCGAGCGTAGCAAGCTGACGATGCCGCCGACTCTCGCCTACGGCGGCACAGGGTTTCCGGGGCTGATTCCCCCCAACGCGACCATCGTGTTTGAGGTGACGCTGCTCGATGTAGCGTAG
- a CDS encoding intraflagellar transport protein-like protein — protein sequence MRAASRSGVGTSAGPGRQVGDRSYYIGLIRPKIAELSAEIERLQEQEQLIDRNSSVLTQLQQKSKTLQDDIAKLKDTLADVNVAVENSSSLDLAALKEESTRLEKQNIARRKKVDDLFLAVKDTDAKTKATLQSLEEEIQQLDRRILNENQDYNSYKAIRDEAFAVSDMVLDRQHELRTLQAKQELLMANLAGDPDKKRAAEMLRGILRKRRESKELQSQCSLSVKEEQEKLIGQLKATRSDIEVLERQVNDIRDTLQESRARQSALEEEVKNFSGENVQAFQELQEKDREMQTFIDEYPDRERAELDKIAETQRHIADLLSRISQALEMQRQMPSENNTDTLHDLTTQVDAKRDQIQNDVKTHQRLEKELLERKAELDKVAHLDKKIKEELASHSAKMAEQKAEMEKFSDLDGLRAEVEDTRKVLSAQLAYYTRLRDGSKVQLNALTAEYEARKKELHAGDVFATLSTQEQRIRMLWQSTFSLEDYVRLREKETQYLGTKAECLRIVDEVNLLLQNPSRLAGMGTAPLFSATSTH from the coding sequence ATGCGGGCAGCTTCGCGCAGTGGTGTCGGTACCTCTGCCGGTCCAGGACGTCAGGTTGGTGACCGTAGCTACTACATCGGGCTGATCCGCCCCAAGATTGCGGAGCTCTCGGCTGAGATTGAGCGACTGCAGGAGCAGGAACAGCTCATCGACCGCAACAGCTCCGTgctcacgcagctgcagcaaaAGTCGAAGACGCTGCAGGACGATATTGCAAAGCTGAAGGACACGCTCGCGGATGTAAACGTTGCCGTGGAAAATTCGAGCTCGCTCGACCTCGCTGCCCTGAAGGAAGAGTCCACGCGACTGGAGAAGCAGAACATCGCCCGCCGCAAGAAGGTCGACGACCTTTTCCTCGCTGTGAAGGACACGGACGCCAAGACGAAGGCGACGTTGCAGTCGCTGGAGGAGGAAATCCAGCAGCTGGACAGGCGCATACTCAACGAGAACCAAGACTACAACTCCTACAAGGCCATCCGTGACGAAGCCTTCGCGGTGTCGGATATGGTGCTGGATCGCCAACACGAGCTCCGAACGCTGCAAGCAAAGCAAGAACTGCTGATGGCGAACCTCGCTGGCGACCCGGACAAGAAGCGCGCCGCCGAGATGCTGCGCGGCATTCTGCGCAAGCGACGGGAGAGCAAAGAACTGCAGAGCCAGTGCTCCCTCTCCGTCAAGGAAGAGCAGGAGAAGTTGATTGGGCAGCTCAAGGCAACCCGCTCCGACATCgaggtgctggagcggcAGGTGAATGACATCCGTGACACGTTGCAGGAGTCGCGTGCCCGGCAAagcgcgctggaggaggaggtgaagaatTTCAGCGGCGAAAATGTGCAGGCTTTCCAGGAGCTGCAAGAGAAGGACCGCGAGATGCAGACCTTCATTGACGAGTACCCCGACAGGGAGCGAGCGGAGCTGGATAAGATTGCCgagacgcagcggcacatTGCTGACCTGCTGAGCCGCATCTCGCAAGCCCTcgagatgcagcggcagatgcCGTCGGAGAACAACACTGACACTCTCCACGACTTGACGACGCAGGTGGATGCGAAGCGCGACCAGATTCAGAACGACGTGAAGACCCACCAGCGCCTGGAGAAGGAACTGCTCGAGCGcaaggcggagctggacaAGGTGGCGCACCTCGACAAGAAGAtcaaggaggagctggcgtcGCACAGCGCCAAGATGGCGGAGCagaaggcggagatggagaagtTCAGCGACTTGGACGGGCTGcgggcggaggtggaggacaCGCGCAAGGTGCTTAGCGCACAGCTAGCCTACTACACCCGTCTACGAGATGGGTCGAAGGTTCAGCTAAATGCGCTCACGGCGGAGTACGAGGCGCgcaagaaggagctgcacgcGGGCGATGTGTTCGCCACACTCTCCAcacaggagcagcgcatccgcATGCTGTGGCAGTCCACCTTCTCCCTAGAAGACTACGTGCGTCTCAGGGAGAAGGAAACGCAGTATCTCGGCACTAAGGCGGAGTGCCTGCGGATCGTCGATGAAGTGAACCTGCTGTTGCAGAACCCCTCTCGGCTTGCCGGGATGgggacggcgccgctcttTAGTGCCACCAGCACGCATTAG
- a CDS encoding aquaporin, putative yields MLTAANDNQVEPPVLAANPKSAPTVSVADLPSVADATNAPAAPAPVLNTNTVIKKFSCLQSLRFDALMSAAVVEFIGTFLLVLTVPLSVIQNAEMAPISIGFLLMSLVFSFGYLSGGHINPMVTVSVWLATSNGEGYATFNKRRLIMYLVAQMAGGVTAAFYCMMINGRDFPVPNMGRSFNRMLRGFLAESVFTFVLCSVVLHVAISQQRNNNFYGFAIGFSVLCGGLTCGPISGGVFNPAVATPLIVVRCLFSFNEAACTPMASLWVYWASEAVGAVCASIMYLALQNLGDEV; encoded by the coding sequence ATGCTTACTGCCGCGAACGATAATCAGGTGGagccgccggtgctggccGCAAATCCGAAGAGTGCGCCAACGGTCAGCGTGGCGGACCTGCCAAGTGTGGCCGACGCGACAAACGCacccgccgcgccggcgccggtgctgaACACAAACACCGTCATCAAGAAGTTTTCCTGCTTGCAAAGCCTGCGCTTTGACGCTCTCATGTCCGCAGCCGTTGTGGAGTTTATCGGGACGTTTTTATTGGTGCTGACCGTGCCTCTCAGCGTCATCCAGAATGCAGAGATGGCACCCATCAGCATTGGCTTCCTGCTCATGTCACTAGTCTTCTCCTTCGGCTACCTCAGTGGCGGCCACATTAACCCAATGGTGACCGTCTCGGTGTGGCTGGCCACCTCCAACGGTGAGGGCTACGCCACTTTCAACAAGCGCCGACTCATCATGTACTTGGTCGCGCAGATGGCGGGTGGTGTGACGGCTGCCTTCTACTGCATGATGATCAACGGTCGGGACTTCCCGGTGCCGAACATGGGGCGAAGCTTCAACAGGATGTTGCGCGGCTTCCTCGCCGAAAGTGTGTTTACGTTTGTTCTCTGCTCTGTTGTCCTGCACGTCGCGATCAGCCAGCAGCGCAACAACAACTTCTACGGCTTCGCCATTGGCTTCTCGGTGTTGTGTGGAGGCTTGACGTGTGGACCGATTAGCGGTGGTGTCTTCAACCCCGCCGTGGCTACACCTCTCATTGTGGTGAGGTGCTTATTCTCTTTCAACGAGGCTGCGTGCACGCCGATGGCATCCCTGTGGGTCTACTGGGCCTCTGAGGCGGTCGGGGCAGTGTGTGCGTCGATCATGTACCTGGCGCTGCAGAACTTGGGGGATGAGGTCTAA
- a CDS encoding cyclophilin, putative: MWCLSRVALQSNRAALYMPYTPVAANPVVYFDITAEGDALGRVSVELFRDVVPRTSENFRSLCTGERGYGQCLLYYKGTPFHRIIPGFVMQGGDILTKDGRSNVSVFGYPFPDESFEGKAGKHLPGTVGMAHSGPNQNGSQFFFNLGRNEQLDRKFVVVGQVLGGWEIVNQVVKLCGSRCGTPVSRAWISDCGQSGGYMAEETQEALQGERAQHVMPGKEVLDLIQPRY, encoded by the coding sequence ATGTGGTGCCTCTCGCGTGTGGCGCTCCAGTCGAATCGCGCGGCGCTCTACATGCCGTACACCCCCGTAGCGGCTAACCCGGTCGTCTATTTTGACATCACCGCCGAAGGCGACGCGCTTGGGCGCGTGTCGGTGGAGCTGTTTAGGGACGTTGTGCCGAGAACAAGCGAGAACTTCCGCTCGCTGTGCACCGGCGAGCGCGGATATGGTCAGTGCTTGCTGTACTACAAGGGAACCCCGTTTCATCGCATTATTCCAGGGTTTGTCATGCAAGGCGGCGACATTCTCACCAAGGACGGCCGCAGCAACGTTAGCGTCTTTGGTTATCCGTTTCCGGATGAGTCTTTTGAGGGAAAGGCCGGGAAGCATTTGCCCGGCACTGTCGGCATGGCGCACAGTGGGCCGAATCAAAACGGATCCCAGTTTTTCTTCAACCTGGGGCGCAATGAGCAGCTCGATCGTAAGTTTGTCGTTGTAGGGCAGGTGCTGGGGGGCTGGGAGATCGTTAACCAGGTAGTAAAACTGTGCGGCTCGCGCTGTGGGACTCCCGTGAGTCGTGCCTGGATCTCTGACTGCGGTCAGAGTGGCGGCTACATGGCGGAAGAGACACAGGAGGCCCTACAGGGCGAGCGCGCTCAGCATGTGATGCCAGGCAAGGAAGTTCTCGACTTAATTCAACCGCGGTACTAA
- a CDS encoding centrin, putative: MAALTDEQIREAFNLFDADGSGAIDAEEMALAMKGLGFGDLSRDEVERIIRSMHTDSNGLVAYGEFEAMVKSRMAQKDSPEEILKAFQLFDLDKKGKISFANLKEVAKLLGENPGDDVLKEMIAEADEDGDGEVSFEEFKSVMLQMRGK, encoded by the coding sequence ATGGCTGCGCTGACGGATGAACAGATTCGCGAGGCCTTCAACCTcttcgacgccgacggctcTGGCGCTATcgacgcggaggagatggcgctAGCGATGAAGGGTCTCGGGTTCGGTGACCTGTCGcgcgacgaggtggagcgcATTATCCGCTCTATGCACACAGACTCGAACGGTCTGGTGGCGTACGGCGAGTTTGAGGCCATGGTCAAGTCGCGCATGGCGCAGAAGGACTCGCCGGAGGAGATCCTAAAGGCCTTTCAGCTCTTCGACCTCGATAAGAAAGGCAAAATCTCCTTTGCGAACTTGAAGGAGGTTGCGAAACTGCTGGGTGAGAACCCCGGCGACGATGTGCTGAAGGAGATGATCGCCGAGGCCGATGAGGACGGTGATGGCGAGGTGTCCTTCGAGGAGTTCAAGAGCGTGATGCTGCAGATGCGTGGAAAGTAG